In Zingiber officinale cultivar Zhangliang chromosome 6A, Zo_v1.1, whole genome shotgun sequence, a single genomic region encodes these proteins:
- the LOC121993810 gene encoding pectate lyase-like, translating into MESSSTVRFVFFSSLFLASAAHIADFDSYWQKRADEATNQARRSYDPDPVSLTRQFNHQVDLAKQKQKGRGLRGANRMLVGLCQATNPIDRCWRCRSNWADRRRQLAECAQGFGRRAGGGKAGELYVVTDASDSDVVDPKPGTLRFGVVQDRPLWIVFARDMVIRLAEELIVTSNKTIDGRGADVRIAGGAGLTLQFVHNVILHGLRIHDIKAGNGGMVRVSESHVGRRTRSDGDGISISGSSDIWIDHVSVANCMDGLIDAEQNSTAITVSNCHLTQHNDDAMPFGESESYSGDAITQITLAFNHFGAGLVRRLPRCRWGFCHIVSNDYAHRTMEDAVGGRKNPTILGYATESENGASSVESGSPELKQEFPSKENELIGSYVSRLTRFAGALDCVADQQC; encoded by the exons ATGGAATCAAGCTCTACAGTGAGGTTCGTGTTCTTCTCGTCCCTCTTCCTGGCGTCCGCCGCCCACATCGCTGACTTCGATTCGTACTGGCAGAAGCGGGCAGACGAAGCCACCAACCAGGCCCGCAGATCCTATGACCCGGATCCGGTATCCCTAACCCGACAGTTCAATCACCAAGTTG ATTTGGCGAAGCAAAAGCAGAAGGGCAGAGGCCTTCGCGGCGCGAACCGGATGCTCGTCGGCCTGTGCCAGGCGACGAACCCCATCGACCGTTGCTGGCGGTGCAGGAGCAACTGGGCGGACCGCCGGCGGCAGCTGGCGGAGTGCGCGCAGGGGTTCGGCCGGCGCGCCGGCGGCGGGAAGGCCGGCGAGTTGTACGTGGTCACCGACGCCTCCGACTCCGACGTCGTCGACCCGAAGCCGGGCACCCTCCGGTTCGGCGTCGTCCAGGACCGCCCCCTCTGGATCGTCTTCGCCCGCGACATGGTCATCCGACTCGCGGAGGAGCTCATCGTCACCAGCAACAAGACGATCGACGGCCGCGGCGCCGACGTGCGGATCGCCGGCGGAGCCGGCCTCACGCTCCAGTTCGTCCACAACGTCATCCTCCACGGCCTCCGCATACACGATATCAAGGCAGGGAACGGCGGCATGGTCCGCGTCTCTGAGAGCCACGTCGGCCGCCGCACCCGGAGCGACGGCGACGGCATCTCCATCTCTGGATCCAgtgacatctggatcgatcacgtCTCCGTGGCCAACTGCATGGATGGTCTCATCGACGCCGAGCAGAACTCCACGGCCATCACCGTCTCCAATTGCCACCTCACTCAACACAACGACGAC GCAATGCCGTTCGGCGAAAGCGAGTCCTACTCCGGCGACGCGATCACGCAGATCACATTAGCCTTCAACCACTTCGGAGCCGGCCTTGTTCGGAGACTGCCCAG ATGCCGATGGGGTTTCTGCCACATCGTGAGCAATGACTACGCCCACCGGACGATGGAGGACGCCGTCGGAGGAAGAAAGAATCCGACGATCCTCGGCTACGCAACTGAGTCGGAGAACGGAGCATCCTCCGTGGAGTCGGGATCGCCGGAGCTGAAGCAGGAGTTTCCGAGCAAGGAGAATGAGCTGATAGGGAGCTACGTCAGCAGACTCACGCGATTTGCCGGCGCTCTCGACTGCGTCGCCGATCAGCAATGCTGA